The following coding sequences are from one Malaciobacter pacificus window:
- the topA gene encoding type I DNA topoisomerase: MKNLVIVESPAKAKTISKFLGNDFKVMASMGHVRDLPKSKLGFDPDNNFEPKYLISTDKKKVISDLKKEINKDTTIYLAADEDREGEAIAWHLIPALKIEKNPIKRIVFHEITKDAILKALETPRDVDQNLVDAQQARRILDRAVGYELSPLLWKKVRYGLSAGRVQSVAVRIIVDRENEIRAFIPEEFWKIKADFINPELKAELAKINGKVQKIPNEQEARAIEASLNQGIYQLVDIEEKESTRNPAAPFTTSTLQQEASRKLGLSVKQTMIIAQQLYEGNVGNIPGHSGGLITYMRTDSLNLSTVATSAAKKVIEAEYGKEYSLNKPRTYKSKAKGAQEAHEAIRPVNLALKPSEIKAYVEPAQFKLYSLIWKRTLATQMAQAKIANTTYKIEAGKDKEFEFQTKGQRIIFPGFMKAYTEGSDNPEAALDSTEKILPNIKVGTVLELENLECEQNFTKPPARYTEASLVKKLESEGIGRPSTYAPTITTILQREYVVKTEDKKLAPTPTGEIVNSFLVDHFSHIVDLGFTAKIEEQFDEIAEGKIAWEQVMKDFYGDFKKTIEEKEESVNKEDYLQVRELGTDPKSGKPVSARVGRFGPFIQIGTKDDEEKPKFVAIPDDKNMDTITLDEALYLFTLPRVVGQTADGEDIKANIGRFGPYLQVKTKFYSLKTDDPYKIELPRALEVIKEIDEAKAKATIKVFEKEKIHVLIGQYGPYIKQGRKNYKIPKGIEAEDLTLEQCEEIIAKDPKSKTAAKKAPAKKTTTKKTTTKKTTAKKSTIKKTDK, translated from the coding sequence GTGAAGAATTTAGTAATAGTGGAGTCCCCAGCAAAAGCAAAAACAATTTCAAAATTTTTAGGAAATGATTTTAAAGTAATGGCCTCAATGGGTCATGTAAGAGATTTACCAAAATCAAAACTTGGATTTGATCCAGATAATAATTTTGAACCAAAGTATTTAATCTCAACTGATAAGAAAAAGGTTATTAGTGACCTTAAAAAAGAGATTAATAAAGACACCACTATTTACCTAGCGGCCGATGAGGATAGAGAGGGAGAAGCTATTGCTTGGCACTTAATTCCTGCACTAAAAATTGAAAAAAACCCTATTAAAAGAATTGTATTTCATGAAATTACAAAAGATGCTATTTTAAAAGCTTTAGAAACACCAAGGGATGTTGACCAAAACTTAGTTGATGCACAACAAGCAAGAAGAATTTTAGATAGAGCAGTTGGATATGAGCTTTCACCTCTTTTATGGAAAAAAGTTAGATATGGTCTAAGTGCTGGTAGAGTTCAATCTGTTGCTGTTAGAATTATAGTTGATAGAGAGAATGAAATTAGAGCATTTATTCCTGAAGAGTTTTGGAAAATAAAAGCAGATTTTATAAATCCTGAATTAAAAGCAGAACTAGCAAAAATAAATGGAAAAGTTCAAAAAATTCCAAATGAGCAAGAAGCAAGAGCAATTGAAGCTTCATTAAATCAAGGTATTTATCAGCTAGTTGATATTGAAGAAAAAGAGAGCACTAGAAATCCAGCTGCTCCATTTACAACTTCAACTTTACAACAAGAGGCTTCAAGAAAACTTGGGCTTTCTGTTAAACAAACAATGATTATCGCTCAACAGTTATATGAAGGAAATGTTGGTAATATTCCAGGTCATAGTGGTGGTTTAATTACTTATATGAGAACTGACTCATTAAATCTTTCAACTGTTGCTACAAGTGCAGCAAAAAAAGTTATTGAAGCAGAATATGGGAAAGAGTATAGTTTAAATAAGCCTAGAACTTATAAATCAAAAGCAAAAGGAGCACAAGAGGCTCACGAAGCTATTAGACCAGTTAACTTAGCACTAAAACCAAGTGAAATAAAAGCTTATGTTGAACCAGCTCAATTTAAACTTTACAGTCTAATTTGGAAAAGAACATTAGCAACTCAAATGGCACAAGCAAAAATTGCTAATACTACATATAAAATAGAAGCTGGAAAAGATAAAGAGTTTGAATTTCAAACTAAGGGACAAAGAATTATCTTCCCTGGATTTATGAAAGCTTATACTGAAGGTAGTGATAATCCTGAAGCTGCACTTGATAGTACAGAAAAAATTTTACCAAATATCAAAGTTGGAACAGTTTTAGAATTAGAAAATTTAGAGTGTGAGCAAAACTTTACAAAGCCACCTGCTAGATATACAGAGGCTAGTTTGGTTAAGAAGTTAGAAAGTGAAGGAATTGGTAGACCTTCAACTTATGCTCCAACTATTACAACAATTTTACAAAGAGAATATGTTGTAAAAACTGAAGATAAAAAACTAGCACCTACTCCAACGGGTGAAATTGTAAATAGTTTTTTAGTTGACCATTTTTCACATATTGTTGACTTAGGATTTACTGCTAAAATTGAAGAACAGTTTGATGAAATTGCTGAGGGCAAAATTGCTTGGGAACAAGTAATGAAAGACTTTTATGGGGATTTCAAAAAGACAATTGAAGAAAAAGAAGAAAGCGTTAATAAAGAGGATTATTTACAAGTAAGAGAGCTTGGAACTGATCCAAAATCTGGAAAACCAGTGAGTGCAAGAGTGGGAAGATTTGGTCCATTTATTCAAATTGGTACAAAAGATGATGAAGAAAAACCTAAATTTGTAGCAATTCCAGATGATAAAAATATGGATACAATTACCCTTGATGAAGCATTGTATTTATTTACTCTTCCTAGAGTTGTGGGTCAAACAGCAGATGGTGAAGATATCAAAGCAAATATTGGAAGATTTGGACCATACTTACAAGTTAAGACAAAGTTTTATTCATTAAAAACTGATGACCCATATAAAATAGAGTTACCAAGAGCTTTAGAGGTAATCAAAGAGATTGATGAAGCAAAAGCAAAAGCTACAATTAAAGTATTTGAAAAAGAAAAAATTCATGTACTTATAGGTCAATATGGTCCATATATTAAACAAGGTAGAAAAAACTATAAAATTCCAAAAGGGATTGAGGCTGAAGATTTAACACTAGAGCAATGTGAAGAGATTATTGCAAAAGATCCAAAATCTAAAACAGCAGCAAAAAAAGCTCCTGCAAAAAAAACAACAACAAAAAAGACTACAACTAAAAAAACAACTGCTAAAAAGAGCACTATCAAAAAAACTGATAAATAA
- a CDS encoding UDP-N-acetylmuramate dehydrogenase, producing MQNSTKTIDFKRYSSIKIGPQLEVLVINEIGDYSDYQIIGRANNLLISPNTKKKFAILGEAFDYIRQEGDLLYVGCATTSGKLLTYTRKNDIANLEFLAKLPGNMGGLVKMNAGLKSWEVFNYIHSIKTKDGYIKKEDVEYSYRHTKLDTIVYEVVFNIEYGFCKDKLKEFNRMRDNQPHMPSAGSCFKNPKGDFAGRLIQEVGLKGEPKGGMSFSQEHANFLVNNGDGTFEDAVYLINEAKKRVKEQFNIDIQEEVIIYK from the coding sequence TTGCAAAATAGTACAAAAACAATTGATTTTAAAAGATACTCATCAATAAAGATTGGACCCCAACTTGAAGTTTTAGTAATTAATGAAATAGGAGATTATAGTGATTATCAAATTATAGGTAGGGCAAATAATCTTTTAATCTCTCCAAATACAAAAAAGAAGTTTGCTATTCTTGGTGAAGCATTTGATTATATTAGACAAGAGGGAGATTTACTTTATGTTGGTTGTGCTACAACTTCTGGTAAGCTTTTAACTTATACTAGAAAAAATGATATTGCAAATTTAGAATTTTTAGCTAAATTACCAGGGAATATGGGTGGTTTAGTTAAGATGAATGCAGGGTTAAAATCTTGGGAAGTATTTAACTATATTCATAGTATAAAAACAAAAGATGGATATATTAAAAAAGAGGATGTTGAGTACTCTTATAGGCATACAAAATTAGATACCATAGTTTATGAAGTTGTATTTAATATAGAGTATGGATTTTGCAAAGATAAATTAAAAGAGTTTAATCGTATGAGAGATAATCAACCTCATATGCCAAGCGCAGGAAGTTGTTTTAAAAACCCAAAAGGTGATTTTGCAGGTAGATTAATTCAAGAAGTCGGATTAAAAGGTGAACCAAAAGGTGGTATGAGTTTTTCACAAGAACATGCTAATTTTTTGGTGAATAATGGAGATGGTACCTTTGAAGATGCTGTTTATTTAATCAATGAAGCAAAGAAAAGAGTAAAAGAGCAGTTTAATATAGATATACAAGAAGAAGTAATTATTTATAAGTAA
- a CDS encoding menaquinone biosynthesis family protein, producing the protein MKKISVAHSPDADDIFMYYAIKFGWVTPKDAVFENIADDIETLNQATLKGEYDICAISFALYPFVKDDYALLKTAVSFGEGYGPKLIKKKGTKLKRNFKVALSGEFTTNALLFKIAYPEARITYMNFLDIEQAVIDGTVDAGVLIHESILTFDESLEVEKEMWDVWVELSGGGLPLPLGGMCLRRSLPIHNAINYENTLIKAVDVANKNRRVLAPMLLEKGLIRVDAPTLDTYLDLYANDNSVQLSEVQYQALDKLYELGYKHGYFNSLIKAKDYLIPSEYESLRAQ; encoded by the coding sequence TTGAAGAAAATTAGTGTTGCACACTCACCAGATGCCGATGATATTTTTATGTATTATGCAATTAAGTTTGGATGGGTTACTCCAAAAGATGCAGTTTTTGAAAATATAGCTGATGATATTGAAACATTAAATCAAGCAACTTTAAAAGGTGAATACGATATCTGTGCTATCTCATTTGCTTTATATCCATTTGTTAAAGATGACTATGCATTACTTAAAACTGCTGTTTCTTTTGGAGAGGGTTATGGACCAAAACTTATTAAGAAAAAAGGCACTAAATTAAAAAGAAATTTCAAAGTTGCACTTAGTGGTGAGTTTACAACAAATGCTTTATTATTTAAAATAGCCTATCCAGAAGCTAGAATCACATATATGAACTTTTTAGATATTGAGCAAGCAGTTATTGATGGAACTGTTGATGCTGGTGTTTTAATTCATGAATCAATTTTAACTTTTGATGAATCTTTAGAAGTTGAAAAAGAGATGTGGGATGTATGGGTTGAGCTTAGTGGTGGAGGTTTACCATTACCACTTGGAGGAATGTGTTTAAGAAGATCACTTCCAATTCATAATGCAATTAATTATGAAAATACATTAATTAAAGCAGTTGATGTAGCAAATAAAAATAGACGTGTTTTAGCTCCTATGTTACTTGAAAAAGGACTAATTAGAGTAGATGCTCCAACACTTGATACATATTTAGACCTTTATGCAAATGATAATTCAGTTCAATTAAGTGAAGTACAATATCAAGCTTTAGATAAACTATATGAGCTTGGTTATAAACATGGATATTTCAATAGTTTAATAAAAGCAAAAGATTATTTAATCCCAAGTGAATATGAAAGCTTAAGGGCACAATAG
- a CDS encoding transglycosylase SLT domain-containing protein — protein MQKILLSFTLLFSFLYSNSLGLTQKDIISLKKIKSLTNDEMMKYTLMAIAIKESSLGKNQINSKTNDYGPFQANIKTVLSRQKVADTPENRAYYANKLLNDVGFATANAIIELRYWRKVHKDNWARIWSSYNTGYKYKSNTGVKYAQSIFKIIKKLKVEYNL, from the coding sequence ATGCAAAAAATATTGTTAAGTTTTACTCTTCTTTTCTCTTTTTTATATTCAAATTCATTAGGTTTAACTCAAAAAGACATTATAAGTTTAAAAAAAATTAAATCATTAACAAATGATGAAATGATGAAATATACTCTTATGGCAATTGCCATAAAAGAATCAAGTTTAGGTAAAAATCAAATTAATAGCAAAACAAATGATTATGGCCCTTTTCAAGCAAATATAAAAACTGTTTTAAGTAGACAAAAAGTCGCTGATACTCCTGAAAATAGAGCTTATTATGCTAATAAGCTTTTAAATGATGTAGGTTTTGCAACAGCAAATGCAATAATAGAATTAAGATACTGGAGAAAAGTTCATAAAGACAATTGGGCTAGAATATGGTCTAGTTACAATACGGGGTATAAATATAAGAGCAATACAGGAGTTAAATATGCTCAATCAATATTTAAGATAATAAAGAAATTAAAAGTTGAATATAACTTATAA
- the nuoN gene encoding NADH-quinone oxidoreductase subunit NuoN, protein MIEPINISLESLNLATLAPVSIAIIGALGILLTDLFNKDKHKSLYVVIVALFLMFDLFTVLAFNSDERGLFDLMLIDGISIIAQCIILIGALMFIFLGISKLRFQEFRYAEYFALYLFAIAGFQFMVSTDSLILIFVGLETSSLALYTMIAMHNRMVSIEAAVKYFTMGALAAAFFAFGSMMFYAITGSVELAQIAQVLNEQNYFSDENYSNYILMLVGFVFMFAALGFKLSLFPYHIWVPDVYQGSTSAMAGFLSVVPKMAGFVVALRFFEIFIQADDIIIQTMLYTTVVLTITIPNLIALQQIDIKRMLAYSSISNAGMAMAAIVIGTHQATNALFLYWVLFAITNFGAFGMLWLNRGKEYSDYQSPYSFKKFAGLAQISPFTASILGMFLFALTGLPPFALFWGKMYIIASAVNAGHIALAIIMVLNSAIAAYYYLRPVSYMFLKDPDPELKTRFMQNGSTPMKAAIGLAVFLTLISVLLVDPLLKVIGSYVSSAGF, encoded by the coding sequence ATGATTGAGCCAATTAATATAAGTTTAGAAAGTCTAAACTTAGCAACATTAGCTCCTGTTTCAATTGCAATTATTGGAGCATTAGGAATTTTATTAACTGACCTATTTAATAAAGATAAACATAAATCACTATATGTAGTTATTGTTGCATTATTCTTAATGTTTGATTTATTTACGGTTTTAGCATTTAATAGTGATGAAAGAGGTCTGTTTGATTTAATGCTAATTGATGGTATATCAATAATAGCTCAATGTATTATTTTAATTGGTGCATTGATGTTTATTTTCTTAGGAATTTCTAAACTAAGATTCCAAGAGTTTAGATATGCTGAATATTTCGCTTTATATCTTTTTGCAATTGCTGGTTTCCAGTTTATGGTAAGTACAGATTCATTGATTTTAATATTTGTTGGACTTGAGACTTCATCTTTAGCACTTTATACTATGATTGCAATGCATAATAGAATGGTTTCTATAGAAGCTGCAGTTAAATATTTTACTATGGGAGCATTAGCAGCAGCATTCTTTGCCTTTGGTTCTATGATGTTCTATGCAATAACTGGTTCAGTTGAATTAGCACAAATTGCACAAGTATTAAATGAACAAAACTATTTCTCTGATGAAAACTACAGTAATTATATTTTGATGTTAGTTGGTTTTGTGTTCATGTTTGCAGCTCTTGGGTTTAAATTATCACTATTCCCATATCATATTTGGGTTCCAGATGTTTATCAAGGTTCAACTTCAGCTATGGCAGGTTTTTTATCTGTTGTTCCAAAAATGGCAGGTTTTGTTGTTGCACTTAGATTTTTTGAGATTTTTATTCAAGCAGATGATATTATTATTCAAACTATGCTTTATACAACAGTTGTTCTAACAATTACAATTCCAAATTTAATTGCACTTCAACAAATAGATATAAAAAGAATGCTTGCATATTCATCAATTTCAAATGCTGGTATGGCAATGGCTGCAATAGTAATAGGAACTCATCAAGCTACAAATGCTTTATTCTTATATTGGGTTTTATTTGCAATTACTAATTTTGGGGCATTTGGTATGTTATGGCTTAATAGAGGTAAAGAGTATTCAGACTATCAATCACCATACTCATTTAAGAAATTTGCAGGACTTGCACAAATTTCGCCATTTACAGCATCAATTTTAGGAATGTTCTTATTTGCACTAACTGGACTTCCTCCATTTGCTCTATTTTGGGGTAAAATGTATATTATTGCAAGTGCAGTAAATGCAGGGCATATTGCTTTAGCAATTATTATGGTATTAAACTCTGCAATTGCAGCATATTACTATTTAAGACCGGTTTCTTATATGTTCTTAAAAGATCCTGACCCTGAATTAAAAACTAGATTTATGCAAAATGGTTCAACACCAATGAAAGCTGCTATCGGGCTTGCAGTATTTTTAACATTAATCTCTGTACTATTAGTTGATCCACTATTAAAAGTTATTGGTTCATACGTATCTAGTGCAGGCTTTTAG
- a CDS encoding NADH-quinone oxidoreductase subunit M: MENILSMLIFFPAAAATIGFLVDKNSMRQFGVVVTVVEFVLALLLWYHFDVNVAEMQFVKSLPLISEYGITYTVGVDGVSLFLVVMITFVTMIAVIGLTVTKGMKNLIISILYLEMTMVGVFVSLDVIMFYIFWELTLIPMFYVIGFWGAEKRFYAAIKFFLYTFTGSLVMLVGILYFGYIYHQTTGTWSFSLFDWNSIVLPFEAQMWLFIAFFFGFAVKVPMFPFHTWLPLAHGQAPTIGSIMLAAILLKMETYGFIRFSLPLFPDASVYFVPFMATLGLIAIIYTAMVAYAQEDMKQMIAYSSISHMGVITLGVFALNVEGIAGSVYLMIGHGIVSGALFMAVGMLYDRRGTKMIGAFGGLAHNMPVFAAFYAIILMASIGLPLTVGFIGEFLSLLGFFKFSPTLTVIATLTIVLSAVYMLAMYKRTFFGKLVKPENKSLKDIFGRELVALGSLVVLTIVLGIYPKIILEPLNTTVTNLTKVMEIKAVNQDTKEKLRALNTVGEVK, encoded by the coding sequence ATGGAAAATATTTTATCAATGCTTATATTTTTCCCAGCTGCTGCTGCAACTATTGGATTTTTAGTTGACAAAAATTCAATGAGACAATTTGGTGTTGTTGTAACAGTTGTGGAGTTTGTATTAGCACTTTTATTATGGTACCACTTTGATGTTAATGTAGCAGAGATGCAGTTTGTTAAATCACTACCACTAATTAGTGAGTATGGTATAACATATACTGTGGGAGTAGATGGGGTTTCACTGTTCCTTGTTGTAATGATTACATTTGTAACAATGATTGCAGTTATTGGATTAACTGTAACTAAGGGTATGAAGAACTTAATTATCTCTATTTTATATTTAGAGATGACAATGGTTGGGGTTTTCGTTTCTTTAGATGTTATAATGTTTTATATTTTCTGGGAATTAACACTTATTCCAATGTTCTACGTAATTGGTTTTTGGGGTGCTGAAAAAAGATTTTACGCTGCAATTAAATTCTTCTTATATACTTTTACAGGTTCACTTGTAATGCTTGTTGGTATTTTATATTTTGGATATATTTATCATCAAACAACAGGAACTTGGAGTTTTAGTCTATTTGATTGGAATAGTATTGTTCTTCCTTTTGAAGCTCAAATGTGGTTATTCATTGCATTCTTCTTTGGATTTGCAGTAAAAGTTCCAATGTTCCCATTCCATACATGGCTTCCATTAGCTCACGGTCAAGCACCAACAATTGGTTCTATTATGCTTGCAGCTATTTTATTAAAAATGGAAACGTACGGATTTATTAGATTCTCTCTACCTCTGTTCCCTGATGCATCAGTTTATTTTGTACCATTTATGGCAACACTTGGACTAATAGCAATTATCTATACAGCAATGGTAGCTTATGCACAAGAAGATATGAAACAAATGATTGCTTACTCTTCAATCTCACATATGGGTGTTATTACTTTAGGTGTATTTGCACTAAATGTTGAAGGAATTGCAGGTTCAGTATATTTAATGATTGGTCACGGTATTGTATCAGGAGCTCTATTTATGGCAGTTGGAATGTTATATGATAGAAGAGGAACTAAGATGATTGGTGCCTTTGGAGGCTTAGCTCATAATATGCCAGTATTTGCAGCATTCTATGCAATTATATTAATGGCATCAATTGGTCTTCCTTTAACAGTTGGATTTATTGGTGAGTTTTTATCATTACTTGGATTCTTTAAATTCTCTCCAACATTAACAGTAATTGCAACTTTAACTATTGTGTTAAGTGCAGTTTATATGTTAGCAATGTACAAAAGAACATTCTTTGGAAAATTAGTTAAACCAGAAAATAAATCTTTAAAAGATATTTTTGGTAGAGAATTAGTTGCTCTTGGTTCATTAGTTGTTTTAACAATAGTTTTAGGTATTTATCCAAAGATTATATTAGAGCCTTTAAATACAACTGTTACAAATCTTACAAAAGTAATGGAGATTAAAGCAGTTAATCAAGATACAAAAGAGAAGCTTAGAGCTTTAAATACTGTAGGGGAGGTTAAGTAA
- the nuoL gene encoding NADH-quinone oxidoreductase subunit L, which produces MEKYIYIALFAPLVGSLVAALFSTQPKTLFTGIFTSFMLAVSMVASLNLLHFVYTTETTLHVNLFDWIVIGSLDIPFGFVVDHVSVVMMSVVTVVSTMVHIHSIGYMEHDKGFNRYFSYLSAFVFSMLVLVMGDNFAVLFIGWEGVGVCSWLLIGFWYHKESASWAANEAFIMNRVGDLGLLLGMFLIYWNLGSLQYDVVFAQISTLETSTLVWIGALLFLGAMGKSAQFPLHTWLADAMEGPTPVSALIHAATMVTAGVYLVVRANELYTLIPEVGYAIAALGAFVAIFAATMALVNNDMKRIIAYSTLSQLGYMFVAAGLGAYWVALFHLAAHAFFKSVLFLGAGNVMHAMDDELDIRKMGGLHKKMKATSYIMIIASLALAGIFPLAGFFSKDKILEAAFNADAIGLWVILWITAGLTAFYSFRLVMKIFFGKQNYSDEEFHPHEAKGFVIAAMIPLAVLAVIAGWFEHAFVDFVTKTLPTWEANNLEHSTVWILILITSAVAIGGIAVAVIKYRNDGFSKSWEDTFIYKLLSNQYYIPKFYEVFISKPYYAVSVWVWKVIEIKLIDNSIDNLAHFINKLGVKARPIQSGNLSTSLRLMVVGLILGLVLALVLSVL; this is translated from the coding sequence ATGGAAAAATATATATACATTGCACTTTTTGCTCCCTTAGTTGGTTCTTTAGTTGCTGCACTTTTCTCAACTCAACCAAAAACACTTTTTACAGGTATATTTACATCATTTATGCTTGCAGTTTCTATGGTTGCATCATTAAACTTATTACATTTTGTTTATACAACAGAGACTACACTTCATGTAAATCTATTTGATTGGATTGTAATTGGAAGTTTAGATATTCCATTTGGATTTGTGGTTGATCATGTATCTGTTGTCATGATGTCAGTTGTAACAGTTGTTTCAACAATGGTTCATATTCACTCAATTGGATATATGGAACATGACAAAGGTTTTAATAGATATTTCTCTTACCTATCAGCTTTCGTTTTTTCTATGTTAGTTTTAGTAATGGGTGATAACTTTGCTGTATTATTTATTGGATGGGAAGGTGTTGGAGTTTGTTCATGGTTATTAATTGGTTTTTGGTATCACAAAGAATCAGCATCATGGGCAGCAAATGAAGCCTTTATTATGAATAGAGTTGGGGATTTAGGACTATTACTTGGTATGTTCTTAATCTATTGGAATTTAGGAAGCTTACAATATGATGTTGTATTTGCTCAAATTTCAACTTTAGAGACTTCAACTTTAGTTTGGATCGGTGCTTTACTATTCTTAGGGGCTATGGGTAAATCAGCTCAATTCCCACTTCATACATGGTTAGCTGATGCAATGGAAGGACCAACTCCAGTTTCAGCATTAATTCATGCTGCAACAATGGTAACAGCTGGGGTTTACTTAGTAGTTAGAGCAAATGAACTTTACACTTTAATTCCTGAAGTTGGATATGCAATTGCTGCACTTGGAGCATTTGTTGCGATATTTGCTGCAACTATGGCATTAGTAAATAATGATATGAAAAGAATTATTGCTTACTCTACATTATCTCAACTTGGATATATGTTTGTAGCAGCTGGACTTGGAGCTTATTGGGTAGCACTATTCCACCTAGCAGCTCATGCCTTTTTTAAATCAGTTTTATTCTTAGGTGCAGGTAATGTAATGCATGCTATGGATGATGAACTTGATATTAGAAAGATGGGTGGATTACATAAGAAAATGAAAGCAACATCGTATATTATGATTATTGCTTCTTTAGCACTTGCTGGTATTTTCCCATTAGCTGGATTCTTCTCAAAAGACAAAATATTAGAAGCAGCCTTTAATGCTGATGCGATTGGATTATGGGTTATTTTATGGATAACAGCAGGTTTAACTGCATTTTATTCATTTAGACTTGTAATGAAAATTTTCTTTGGAAAGCAAAACTACAGTGATGAAGAGTTCCATCCCCATGAAGCAAAAGGTTTTGTAATTGCAGCTATGATTCCATTAGCAGTTTTAGCAGTGATTGCAGGATGGTTTGAGCATGCCTTTGTAGATTTTGTAACAAAAACACTTCCAACATGGGAAGCTAATAATCTTGAGCACTCAACAGTTTGGATACTTATTTTAATAACTAGTGCAGTTGCAATTGGTGGTATTGCAGTTGCGGTAATTAAATACAGAAATGATGGGTTTAGTAAGTCTTGGGAAGATACATTTATTTATAAATTACTATCTAATCAATACTATATTCCAAAATTCTATGAGGTATTCATTTCAAAACCATATTATGCAGTTTCTGTTTGGGTATGGAAAGTGATTGAAATTAAATTAATTGATAACTCAATTGATAACTTAGCACACTTTATTAATAAATTAGGTGTAAAAGCTAGACCAATTCAATCTGGTAATTTATCAACATCTTTAAGACTAATGGTTGTTGGATTAATCTTAGGATTAGTTCTTGCCTTAGTTTTATCGGTACTATAA
- the nuoK gene encoding NADH-quinone oxidoreductase subunit NuoK codes for MTLNAYLILSTILFCIGLIGVIKRKNVLMLFFSTEIMLNAVNVGLAAVSKFHGDLTGQMFAFFIIAVAAAEVAIGLGLLIMWYKRTGSINLDEIAGMKG; via the coding sequence ATGACACTTAATGCTTATTTAATTCTATCAACGATTTTATTTTGTATTGGTTTAATCGGAGTAATTAAAAGAAAAAATGTATTAATGCTTTTCTTTTCAACAGAAATTATGTTAAATGCTGTAAATGTTGGACTTGCTGCTGTTTCAAAATTCCACGGGGATTTAACAGGTCAAATGTTTGCATTTTTTATCATTGCAGTAGCAGCAGCAGAAGTTGCTATAGGTCTTGGGCTACTTATTATGTGGTATAAAAGAACAGGTTCTATTAACTTAGATGAAATTGCAGGGATGAAAGGATAA
- a CDS encoding NADH-quinone oxidoreductase subunit J, whose protein sequence is MFEQVAFIIFSVLTIGMFSITVLTSNALYALSSLAAGMIFISAFFFLLGADFLGAVQIVVYTGAIMALYAFGMMFFDTLADVKEKVKHPRLVFLLSGVVAVILVVVFMAPVIGENLTAQHPINPEYGNSVDVGLVLFTKYLVPFEVAAIMLLVAMIGGIVLAGKKMNESYSEMKEDEIDEKIELDTSKDTK, encoded by the coding sequence ATGTTTGAACAAGTAGCTTTTATTATATTCTCTGTTTTGACTATAGGAATGTTTAGTATTACTGTTTTAACTAGTAATGCTTTATATGCCCTAAGTTCTCTTGCAGCTGGAATGATTTTTATTTCTGCATTTTTCTTCTTATTAGGTGCAGATTTTTTAGGTGCGGTGCAAATTGTAGTTTATACAGGTGCAATTATGGCTTTATATGCATTTGGAATGATGTTCTTTGATACATTAGCTGATGTAAAAGAAAAAGTAAAACATCCAAGATTAGTATTTTTATTATCAGGAGTAGTAGCTGTTATATTAGTTGTTGTTTTTATGGCTCCTGTAATTGGAGAAAATTTAACAGCGCAGCATCCTATAAATCCAGAATATGGAAACTCTGTTGATGTTGGTTTAGTTTTATTTACAAAATATTTAGTTCCTTTTGAAGTTGCAGCAATTATGCTTTTAGTAGCAATGATTGGTGGAATTGTACTTGCTGGTAAAAAAATGAATGAATCATACTCTGAAATGAAAGAGGATGAAATTGATGAAAAAATTGAGTTAGATACTTCAAAGGATACAAAATGA